A region of Candidatus Woesearchaeota archaeon DNA encodes the following proteins:
- a CDS encoding 30S ribosomal protein S8e encodes MALIQKRSKRKPTGGRYKARLAKLLSRKGSHPSLTKIGERKVKLKRCRGGNEKLSLLAEQTINLFNPSTKKTIKTTATRVIENPANRHFIRRNILTKGAIVETPKGTARITSRPGQEGSVNAVLLKKE; translated from the coding sequence ATGGCACTTATTCAAAAGCGATCAAAACGAAAACCTACCGGGGGGCGCTACAAAGCCCGCCTTGCCAAACTCCTTTCACGAAAAGGATCTCACCCCTCACTAACGAAGATTGGTGAGCGCAAGGTCAAGCTCAAGCGCTGCCGCGGCGGCAATGAAAAACTCAGCCTTCTCGCGGAGCAAACAATAAACCTCTTCAACCCGTCAACGAAGAAGACAATCAAAACAACGGCGACGCGCGTCATCGAAAACCCAGCCAATCGCCACTTCATCAGGAGAAACATCCTCACGAAGGGGGCAATCGTAGAAACACCCAAGGGCACGGCGCGCATCACCAGCAGGCCAGGCCAAGAAGGATCGGTCAATGCAGTGCTTCTGAAGAAAGAATAA